From one Equus asinus isolate D_3611 breed Donkey chromosome 5, EquAss-T2T_v2, whole genome shotgun sequence genomic stretch:
- the DYNLT4 gene encoding dynein light chain Tctex-type 4 yields the protein MAGRPVLPGLQEEETAKDPGPKLSPVRPPGRLPSIDEARPAGPGPASRRSSILGLVSSFSRRNSLAGPGPGPEVRRPSLGPVPPLGSRVSFSGLPLAPTRRLAPSYRMEPAPGQRWEVARAQRALEAALAAGLRDARYSGAEAGPLARELCELVRVRVRELSPPRYKLVCSVVLGPRSGQGVRVVSRALWDAARDWLASATFTNATLFAVATVHGLYCE from the coding sequence ATGGCTGGCAGGCCTGTGCTCCCCGGACTCCAGGAGGAGGAGACTGCCAAAGATCCTGGGCCGAAACTGTCACCGGTGCGGCCCCCAGGCCGCCTGCCCAGCATTGATGAGGCCCGACCAGCAGGCccgggcccggcctcccgccgcaGCTCCATACTGGGCCTGGTCTCGTCCTTTTCACGCCGCAACTCACTGGCCGGACCAGGCCCGGGTCCCGAGGTTCGGCGTCCGTCGCTGGGCCCCGTGCCCCCTCTAGGTTCGCGGGTCAGCTTCTCGGGGTTGCCCCTGGCGCCGACGCGTCGCCTGGCGCCCTCTTACCGCATGGAGCCGGCGCCAGGGCAGCGCTGGGAGGTCGCGCGCGCGCAGCGGGCACTGGAGGCGGCGCTGGCCGCGGGGCTGCGCGACGCGCGCTACTCGGGCGCCGAGGCCGGGCCGCTGGCGCGGGAGCTGTGCGAGCTGGTGCGCGTGCGCGTGCGCGAGCTCAGCCCGCCGCGCTACAAGCTGGTGTGCAGCGTGGTGCTGGGGCCGCGCAGCGGCCAGGGTGTGCGCGTGGTCAGCCGCGCGCTCTGGGACGCGGCGCGCGACTGGCTGGCCTCCGCCACGTTCACCAACGCCACGCTCTTCGCCGTGGCCACGGTCCACGGGCTCTACTGCGAGTGA
- the PLK3 gene encoding serine/threonine-protein kinase PLK3: MEPAAGFLSPRPFPRAAAPPAPPAGPGPPPSAMPGPELEMLASPPAPDSGRLITDPCSGRTYFKGRLLGKGGFARCYEATDRETGNAYAVKVISQSRITKPHQREKILNEIELHRGLQHRHIVRFSHHFEDADNIYIFLELCSRKSLAHIWKARHTLLEPEVRYYLRQILSGLKYLHQKGILHRDLKLGNFFITENMELKMGDFGLATRLEPPEQRKKTICGTPNYVAPEVLQRQGHGPEADVWSLGCVMYTLLCGSPPFETVDLKETYRCIKQVHYTLPASLSLPARQLLAAILRASPQDRPSIDQILRHDFFTKGYTPDRLPVSSCVTVPDLIPLNAAKILFVKVTKSLFGRKKNKSKNHPEERDEVSCLVNGLTRTSIGHQDARPEAPAASGPAPVSLVETALEDSSPRGTLASSGDGFEEGLTVATVVESALCALRNCLAFMPPAEQNPAPLAQPEPLVWVSKWVDYSNKFGFGYQLSSRRVAVLFNNGTHMALSANRKTVHYNPTSTKHFSFSVGAVPRALQPQLGVLRYFASYMEQRLMKGGDLPSVEEVEVPVPPLLLQWVKTEQALLMLFSDGTVQVNFYGDHTKLILSGWEPLLVTFVARNRSACTYLASHLRQLGCSPDLRQRLGYALRLLRDRCPA; this comes from the exons ATGGAGCCTGCCGCCGGCTTCCTGTCCCCGCGCCCCTTCCCGCGTGCGGCCGCCCCGCCCGCGCCACCCGCCGGGCCCGGGCCGCCTCCGAGTGCCATGCCCGGACCTGAGCTAGAGATGCTGGCCTCGCCGCCGGCGCCGGACTCTGGGCGCCTCATCACGGACCCGTGCAGCGGCCGCACCTACTTCAAAGGCCGCCTGTTGGGCAAG GGGGGCTTCGCCCGGTGCTATGAGGCCACTGACAGAGAGACCGGCAATGCCTACGCGGTCAAAGTCATCTCGCAGAGCCGCATCACCAAGCCGCATCAGCGCGAGAAG ATCCTAAACGAGATTGAGCTTCACCGCGGCCTGCAGCACCGCCACATCGTGCGTTTCTCGCACCACTTTGAGGATGCTGACAATATATACATTTTCCTGGAGCTCTGCAGCCGAAAG TCTCTGGCCCACATCTGGAAGGCCCGGCACACCCTGTTGGAGCCCGAGGTGCGCTACTACCTGCGGCAGATCCTTTCCGGACTCAAGTACTTGCACCAGAAGGGCATCTTGCACCGAGACCTCAAGCTGG GAAACTTTTTTATCACCGAGAACATGGAACTGAAAATGGGGGATTTTGGGCTGGCAACCCGGTTGGAGCCCCCGGAGCAGAGGAAGAA GACCATCTGTGGCACCCCCAACTATGTGGCTCCGGAAGTGCTGCAGAGGCAGGGCCACGGCCCCGAGGCAGACGTGTGGTCCCTGGGCTGTGTCAT GTACACGCTGCTATGTGGGAGCCCCCCCTTTGAGACAGTTGACCTGAAGGAGACGTACCGCTGCATCAAACAGGTCCACTACACGCTGCCCGCCAGCCTCTCACTGCCTGCGCGGCAGCTCCTGGCCGCCATCCTTCGAGCCTCGCCCCAAGACCGCCCCTCAATTGACCAGATCCTGCGCCATGACTTCTTTACCAAG GGCTACACCCCCGACCGGCTCCCTGTCAGCAGCTGTGTGACAGTCCCGGACCTGATACCCCTTAATGCAGCTAAGATTTTGTTTGTCAAAGTCACTAAGAGCCTCTTTGGCAGGAAGAAGAACAAGA GTAAGAACCATCCCGAGGAGCGGGACGAGGTGTCCTGTCTGGTGAATGGCCTCACTCGGACATCCATTGGTCATCAGGATGCCAGGCCCGAG GCTCCAGCAGCTTCTGGTCCAGCCCCCGTCAGCCTGGTAGAGACAGCACTTGAAGACAGCTCACCGCGTGGGACATTGGCGAGTAGTGGAGATG GGTTTGAAGAAGGTCTGACTGTGGCCACAGTGGTAGAGTCAGCCCTCTGTGCTCTGAGAAACTGCCTGGCCTTCATGCCCCCAG CGGAACAGAACCCGGCTCCCCTGGCACAGCCAGAGCCTCTGGTGTGGGTCAGCAAGTGGGTTGACTACTCCAACAAGTTTGGCTTTGGATATCAGCTGTCCAGCCGCCGTGTGGCTGTGCTCTTCAACAATGGCACACACATGGCCCTGTCAGCCAACAGAAA GACTGTGCACTACAACCCCACCAGCACAAAGCACTTCTCCTTCTCCGTGGGTGCTGTGCCCCGGGCCCTGCAGCCTCAGCTGGGTGTCCTGCGCTATTTCGCCTCCTACATGGAGCAGCGCCTCATGAAG GGTGGAGATCTGCCCAGTGTGGAAGAAGTGGAGGTGCCTGTCCCCCCACTTCTGCTGCAGTGGGTCAAGACTGAGCAGGCCCTACTCATGCTGTTTAGTGATGGCACCGTCCAG GTGAACTTCTATGGAGACCACACCAAGCTGATCCTTAGTGGCTGGGAGCCTCTCCTGGTGACTTTTGTGGCCCGCAATCGCAGCGCCTGCACTTACCTCGCCTCCCACCTTCGACAGCTGGGCTGCTCCCCAGACCTGCGGCAGCGGTTGGGCTATGCTCTGCGCCTGCTCCGTGACCGCTGCCCAGCCTAG